A genomic region of Candidatus Bathyarchaeia archaeon contains the following coding sequences:
- a CDS encoding NADH-quinone oxidoreductase subunit N, with protein MIELLDASLPIIAFVLFSLLTIPVVKITRKKGSAKNVLILCWFLTIFVIAGLTVANLALKYYAEPSPQPFINLSLIEGSSTIFSSMFLVDAVSVYMAIIFTGVGAVVTVYSLFFIDSDEGFSERYYAVMLMIIGCVIGTALAGDLLTLFIFWEAAAAGSSFLMLYQKTTKSLHATLKYLTMIIIASAFIIYGLSVIYALTGSLNFWEVKHALASLADKHLIEIAFIFIAAGYSIEAAVVPFHMWLPDAYTAAPAPSSAFLSALVDQASYYVLLRVLIYILTPPTVLPWTFMFAVLSALTMIVGNLLALTEKNVKRLIAYICIADVGYNLVAITSVTSLGIMGNLYFFLAGGITTALAFMIVGIFNSMGFKNLEDFSGVGKRMPLTSLALILAAFSFAGVPVFAGFIAKYLVFTSAIGANMSWLAVIGVLTSVIQAAYLLRLINYMYAKKPKEESKVKEPKKLLIPIFILAVSIVVLGIYPNIVLNLIEPVIKQLQFMP; from the coding sequence GATTCCGGTTGTTAAAATTACTCGTAAAAAAGGAAGCGCGAAAAATGTTTTGATTCTTTGTTGGTTCTTAACAATTTTCGTTATTGCCGGTCTGACTGTGGCGAACCTTGCACTGAAATATTATGCTGAACCATCCCCTCAGCCTTTTATAAACCTGTCACTAATTGAAGGTTCTTCAACTATTTTCTCCAGCATGTTTTTGGTGGATGCGGTGTCAGTTTACATGGCGATAATTTTCACGGGCGTAGGCGCAGTTGTTACCGTATACAGCCTCTTTTTCATAGATTCTGATGAGGGGTTTTCAGAACGCTATTACGCTGTTATGTTGATGATTATTGGCTGCGTTATAGGAACAGCCCTTGCTGGTGATTTATTAACGCTCTTCATTTTTTGGGAAGCAGCAGCCGCCGGCTCAAGCTTCTTAATGCTATACCAAAAAACAACAAAGTCACTGCATGCCACGCTAAAGTATCTGACCATGATAATAATAGCTTCAGCTTTCATAATTTATGGACTTTCAGTGATTTACGCCCTTACAGGTTCGCTTAATTTTTGGGAGGTAAAACATGCATTGGCTTCTCTTGCGGATAAGCACTTAATCGAGATAGCATTTATTTTTATTGCAGCAGGCTACTCGATAGAAGCAGCTGTTGTGCCATTCCACATGTGGCTTCCAGACGCTTACACGGCAGCCCCAGCCCCTTCCTCAGCGTTTCTATCGGCGCTTGTTGATCAAGCAAGCTACTATGTACTGCTTAGGGTGCTAATTTACATTTTAACGCCTCCAACAGTTCTGCCATGGACGTTTATGTTTGCAGTTCTCTCAGCATTAACTATGATTGTGGGCAACTTGCTTGCACTGACGGAAAAAAACGTTAAACGTTTAATAGCGTATATTTGCATTGCAGACGTAGGCTACAATCTTGTGGCAATAACAAGCGTGACATCACTCGGCATAATGGGGAACCTCTACTTTTTCCTTGCTGGTGGAATAACAACAGCCCTTGCATTTATGATCGTTGGAATCTTCAACAGCATGGGATTTAAAAACTTAGAGGATTTTTCTGGAGTAGGTAAAAGAATGCCGCTTACGAGTTTAGCCCTAATTTTAGCTGCTTTCTCATTCGCCGGAGTCCCGGTGTTTGCTGGTTTTATAGCAAAATACTTAGTGTTCACATCTGCCATAGGGGCAAACATGAGTTGGCTAGCCGTCATAGGTGTCTTGACCAGCGTAATCCAAGCTGCTTACTTGTTAAGGCTAATTAATTACATGTATGCTAAAAAACCAAAAGAGGAAAGCAAGGTCAAAGAACCAAAAAAGCTGCTTATACCAATTTTCATTCTTGCCGTTTCAATAGTTGTTTTAGGCATTTACCCAAATATAGTTTTAAATCTTATAGAGCCGGTCATAAAGCAATTACAGTTTATGCCCTAA